The proteins below come from a single Rosa rugosa chromosome 2, drRosRugo1.1, whole genome shotgun sequence genomic window:
- the LOC133728388 gene encoding cytochrome P450 72A397-like isoform X3, whose product MLPAFHKSCDEMIKEWESLASKEGSSCLLDVWPSLQHLTADVISRTAFGSSYQEGRKIFELLKEQVMLVANAIQSVYIPGWRFLPTKMNKRMKKIDKEVKGLLKGIINKRERAIGAGEASKHDLLGTLMESKFKDIQGDGKVGMSIEDVIEECKLFYFAGQETTSVLLVWTMILLGQSQNWQDRARQEVLQVFGSNKPDFDGLSHLKVVTMILLEVLRLYPALVVISRITRKKTRLGKFSLPAGVQVALPTLLIHRDKELWGDDANEFNPERFSEGVSKATKGQLSFFPFGGGPRICIGQNFAMMEAKLALSLILLHFDFKLSPSYVHAPSAPMIRPQYGAPIILQKR is encoded by the exons ATGTTACCCGCCTTTCACAAAAGTTGTGATGAGATGATTAAGGAATGGGAAAGCTTGGCTTCCAAAGAAGGCTCGTCATGTCTGTTGGATGTTTGGCCATCTCTACAACACTTGACGGCCGATGTGATTTCTCGAACAGCATTTGGAAGTAGCTATCAGGAAGGACGGAAAATATTTGAACTCCTCAAAGAGCAAGTAATGCTTGTAGCAAATGCCATACAAAGTGTGTACATACCAGGATGGAG GTTTCTACCAACGAAGATGAACAAGAGGATGAAGAAAATTGACAAAGAGGTAAAAGGTTTACTTAAGGgtataataaataaaagagagagggCCATTGGGGCAGGTGAAGCCTCTAAACATGACTTATTAGGTACACTTATGGAGTCAAAATTCAAGGACATCCAAGGAGATGGGAAGGTTGGGATGAGTATTGAAGATGTAATTGAGGAATGTAAGCTGTTTTACTTTGCTGGGCAAGAGACTACTTCAGTATTGCTGGTTTGGACAATGATATTACTTGGTCAAAGTCAGAATTGGCAAGATCGAGCAAGACAAGAGGTTTTGCAAGTCTTTGGAAGCAACAAGCCAGACTTTGATGGACTATCTCATCTAAAAGTA GTAACAATGATTTTACTTGAAGTTCTTCGATTGTACCCTGCATTGGTTGTGATCTCTCGAATCACCCGCAAGAAAACACGACTCGGGAAATTCTCACTACCAGCTGGAGTCCAAGTCGCCTTACCAACACTGCTCATTCACCGTGACAAGGAACTGTGGGGTGATGATGCAAACGAGTTCAATCCTGAGAGATTTTCGGAAGGAGTTTCCAAGGCAACAAAGGGCCAACTCTCATTCTTCCCTTTTGGAGGCGGTCCCCGGATTTGCATCGGACAAAACTTTGCTATGATGGAAGCGAAGTTGGCCTTATCATTGATCTTGCTACACTTTGACTTCAAGCTTTCTCCATCTTATGTTCATGCGCCTTCCGCACCTATGATTCGACCACAATATGGAGCTCCTATCATTTTACAGAAACGTTAA
- the LOC133728388 gene encoding cytochrome P450 72A397-like isoform X1 — protein sequence MEVTLASWVALSLVFISIIVRWAWSVLDWLWLKPKKLERCLREQGLQGNSYRFFNGDLKENSILLKHAKSKPMNLSTSHDIAPRLIPFLDQTVKTYGKNSFVWMGPVPKVNIMNPEDMKDVFTKLDDFPKPVSNPLSRLLASGLAGYEGEKWAKHRGIINPSFHVEKLKQMLPAFHKSCDEMIKEWESLASKEGSSCLLDVWPSLQHLTADVISRTAFGSSYQEGRKIFELLKEQVMLVANAIQSVYIPGWRFLPTKMNKRMKKIDKEVKGLLKGIINKRERAIGAGEASKHDLLGTLMESKFKDIQGDGKVGMSIEDVIEECKLFYFAGQETTSVLLVWTMILLGQSQNWQDRARQEVLQVFGSNKPDFDGLSHLKVVTMILLEVLRLYPALVVISRITRKKTRLGKFSLPAGVQVALPTLLIHRDKELWGDDANEFNPERFSEGVSKATKGQLSFFPFGGGPRICIGQNFAMMEAKLALSLILLHFDFKLSPSYVHAPSAPMIRPQYGAPIILQKR from the exons ATGGAAGTAACATTGGCTAGTTGGGTAGCGCTGAGCCTTGTGTTTATTAGCATAATAGTAAGATGGGCATGGAGTGTGCTGGATTGGCTTTGGCTGAAGCCGAAGAAGCTAGAAAGATGTTTGAGGGAGCAAGGCCTTCAGGGCAATTCCTACAGGTTCTTTAATGGAGACTTGAAGGAGAACTCTATCCTGCTCAAACatgcaaaatccaaacccatgaACCTCTCCACCTCCCATGACATAGCACCACGACTCATCCCTTTTCTCGATCAAACCGTAAAAACTTATG GTAAGAACTCTTTTGTTTGGATGGGCCCCGTACCAAAGGTGAACATTATGAATCCTGAAGATATGAAAGATGTCTTCACAAAACTTGATGATTTTCCGAAGCCTGTATCAAACCCACTTTCCAGGTTGCTAGCATCGGGTCTTGCAGGCTATGAAGGTGAAAAATGGGCTAAACACAGGGGGATCATCAACCCATCATTCCATGTAGAGAAACTAAAG CAAATGTTACCCGCCTTTCACAAAAGTTGTGATGAGATGATTAAGGAATGGGAAAGCTTGGCTTCCAAAGAAGGCTCGTCATGTCTGTTGGATGTTTGGCCATCTCTACAACACTTGACGGCCGATGTGATTTCTCGAACAGCATTTGGAAGTAGCTATCAGGAAGGACGGAAAATATTTGAACTCCTCAAAGAGCAAGTAATGCTTGTAGCAAATGCCATACAAAGTGTGTACATACCAGGATGGAG GTTTCTACCAACGAAGATGAACAAGAGGATGAAGAAAATTGACAAAGAGGTAAAAGGTTTACTTAAGGgtataataaataaaagagagagggCCATTGGGGCAGGTGAAGCCTCTAAACATGACTTATTAGGTACACTTATGGAGTCAAAATTCAAGGACATCCAAGGAGATGGGAAGGTTGGGATGAGTATTGAAGATGTAATTGAGGAATGTAAGCTGTTTTACTTTGCTGGGCAAGAGACTACTTCAGTATTGCTGGTTTGGACAATGATATTACTTGGTCAAAGTCAGAATTGGCAAGATCGAGCAAGACAAGAGGTTTTGCAAGTCTTTGGAAGCAACAAGCCAGACTTTGATGGACTATCTCATCTAAAAGTA GTAACAATGATTTTACTTGAAGTTCTTCGATTGTACCCTGCATTGGTTGTGATCTCTCGAATCACCCGCAAGAAAACACGACTCGGGAAATTCTCACTACCAGCTGGAGTCCAAGTCGCCTTACCAACACTGCTCATTCACCGTGACAAGGAACTGTGGGGTGATGATGCAAACGAGTTCAATCCTGAGAGATTTTCGGAAGGAGTTTCCAAGGCAACAAAGGGCCAACTCTCATTCTTCCCTTTTGGAGGCGGTCCCCGGATTTGCATCGGACAAAACTTTGCTATGATGGAAGCGAAGTTGGCCTTATCATTGATCTTGCTACACTTTGACTTCAAGCTTTCTCCATCTTATGTTCATGCGCCTTCCGCACCTATGATTCGACCACAATATGGAGCTCCTATCATTTTACAGAAACGTTAA
- the LOC133728388 gene encoding cytochrome P450 72A397-like isoform X2 — MQMLPAFHKSCDEMIKEWESLASKEGSSCLLDVWPSLQHLTADVISRTAFGSSYQEGRKIFELLKEQVMLVANAIQSVYIPGWRFLPTKMNKRMKKIDKEVKGLLKGIINKRERAIGAGEASKHDLLGTLMESKFKDIQGDGKVGMSIEDVIEECKLFYFAGQETTSVLLVWTMILLGQSQNWQDRARQEVLQVFGSNKPDFDGLSHLKVVTMILLEVLRLYPALVVISRITRKKTRLGKFSLPAGVQVALPTLLIHRDKELWGDDANEFNPERFSEGVSKATKGQLSFFPFGGGPRICIGQNFAMMEAKLALSLILLHFDFKLSPSYVHAPSAPMIRPQYGAPIILQKR; from the exons ATG CAAATGTTACCCGCCTTTCACAAAAGTTGTGATGAGATGATTAAGGAATGGGAAAGCTTGGCTTCCAAAGAAGGCTCGTCATGTCTGTTGGATGTTTGGCCATCTCTACAACACTTGACGGCCGATGTGATTTCTCGAACAGCATTTGGAAGTAGCTATCAGGAAGGACGGAAAATATTTGAACTCCTCAAAGAGCAAGTAATGCTTGTAGCAAATGCCATACAAAGTGTGTACATACCAGGATGGAG GTTTCTACCAACGAAGATGAACAAGAGGATGAAGAAAATTGACAAAGAGGTAAAAGGTTTACTTAAGGgtataataaataaaagagagagggCCATTGGGGCAGGTGAAGCCTCTAAACATGACTTATTAGGTACACTTATGGAGTCAAAATTCAAGGACATCCAAGGAGATGGGAAGGTTGGGATGAGTATTGAAGATGTAATTGAGGAATGTAAGCTGTTTTACTTTGCTGGGCAAGAGACTACTTCAGTATTGCTGGTTTGGACAATGATATTACTTGGTCAAAGTCAGAATTGGCAAGATCGAGCAAGACAAGAGGTTTTGCAAGTCTTTGGAAGCAACAAGCCAGACTTTGATGGACTATCTCATCTAAAAGTA GTAACAATGATTTTACTTGAAGTTCTTCGATTGTACCCTGCATTGGTTGTGATCTCTCGAATCACCCGCAAGAAAACACGACTCGGGAAATTCTCACTACCAGCTGGAGTCCAAGTCGCCTTACCAACACTGCTCATTCACCGTGACAAGGAACTGTGGGGTGATGATGCAAACGAGTTCAATCCTGAGAGATTTTCGGAAGGAGTTTCCAAGGCAACAAAGGGCCAACTCTCATTCTTCCCTTTTGGAGGCGGTCCCCGGATTTGCATCGGACAAAACTTTGCTATGATGGAAGCGAAGTTGGCCTTATCATTGATCTTGCTACACTTTGACTTCAAGCTTTCTCCATCTTATGTTCATGCGCCTTCCGCACCTATGATTCGACCACAATATGGAGCTCCTATCATTTTACAGAAACGTTAA